The Verrucomicrobiia bacterium genome includes a window with the following:
- a CDS encoding HisA/HisF-related TIM barrel protein, giving the protein MLKKRLIAVLIIRDGAVVQSVRFKHTNSIHYDPVHAIECFNKWAVDEIVILNVSRDAASREGFADVVKRISRKCFVPVAVGGWVTDADFARSLLNAGADKLVLNTALADNPPLVEALSSRFGRQCIVASMDVKRDESGNPLVIVDRAQRSTGKSPVEWAQHAVALGAGEIFFNSVDHDGARRGYDLESLRQVCAAVDVPVIAFGGVFQWKHLVEGIEAGAEAVAAANIFHYTEHATIKAKKHLTEAGVDVRTGTFK; this is encoded by the coding sequence ATGCTGAAGAAACGCCTCATAGCCGTCCTGATCATCCGCGATGGCGCGGTGGTGCAGAGCGTGCGCTTCAAGCACACGAACTCCATCCACTACGACCCAGTCCACGCCATCGAGTGTTTCAACAAATGGGCGGTGGATGAGATCGTCATCCTGAACGTCTCGCGCGACGCCGCTTCTCGTGAAGGCTTTGCCGACGTAGTGAAACGCATCTCGCGTAAATGCTTTGTGCCGGTGGCGGTGGGCGGTTGGGTGACGGATGCCGACTTCGCTCGCAGCCTGCTCAATGCGGGTGCAGACAAACTGGTGCTGAACACGGCCCTGGCCGACAACCCGCCTTTGGTGGAAGCGCTCTCCAGCCGTTTCGGCCGCCAGTGCATCGTCGCCTCCATGGATGTGAAACGTGATGAGAGCGGCAACCCGCTCGTCATCGTGGATCGCGCGCAACGCAGCACCGGGAAATCACCCGTAGAATGGGCCCAACACGCGGTAGCTTTGGGTGCCGGTGAAATCTTTTTTAACTCCGTAGACCATGATGGTGCCCGGCGCGGGTATGACCTGGAGTCACTCCGCCAAGTTTGCGCAGCCGTGGATGTGCCGGTCATCGCCTTCGGCGGGGTCTTCCAATGGAAGCATCTGGTGGAAGGTATTGAGGCTGGCGCGGAAGCCGTGGCTGCGGCTAATATCTTCCATTATACCGAGCACGCCACCATCAAGGCCAAGAAACATCTGACCGAGGCCGGGGTGGACGTCCGAACAGGAACTTTTAAATGA
- a CDS encoding N-acetylneuraminate synthase family protein has protein sequence MRTVKIGNRLVGEGHPVFISFEAGATHSGLDSAKALCKAAAEGGADAVKFQTVRVKDLLVTKETLIEFENAQGKQSETVYDALERRELSFDDWRRLKEYCDKLGLLFVSTPSGPETVDLLAEIGAHAIKVSKSDINHRQLIEHMASKKLPIILDGRERFEDVEQAARICEAKGMYDIVIMHCPSGYPAAHAGIHLKAIRHIKDIFGYPVGYSDHSVGTAMNYAAIALGADFIEKTITLDRNTNAVEHYMSLEPHELADFVKQVRAVEAAIGDPRIIFNSRVKAEHRRSLIMRRPVPAGQAITAADVDYRRPGTHIPADRYEEVIGRKAKRNLATGEFPQFGDIE, from the coding sequence ATGCGAACTGTAAAAATTGGGAACCGCCTCGTGGGCGAAGGTCATCCGGTGTTCATCTCGTTCGAGGCCGGAGCGACTCATAGCGGCTTGGACAGCGCGAAAGCACTTTGCAAAGCCGCCGCCGAGGGCGGCGCGGATGCGGTGAAGTTCCAGACCGTGCGCGTAAAAGACTTGCTGGTGACGAAAGAGACACTGATCGAATTCGAGAACGCCCAAGGCAAGCAGAGCGAGACGGTTTATGATGCGCTGGAACGCCGCGAACTGTCCTTCGACGACTGGCGTCGTTTGAAAGAATATTGCGACAAGCTTGGGTTGCTCTTCGTCTCCACACCGAGCGGTCCTGAGACAGTGGATCTGCTCGCGGAGATCGGGGCGCATGCCATCAAGGTTTCTAAATCGGACATCAATCACCGCCAGCTCATCGAGCATATGGCCAGCAAGAAGCTGCCCATCATCCTCGATGGCCGTGAACGCTTTGAAGACGTGGAACAGGCCGCACGTATCTGCGAGGCCAAGGGGATGTATGACATCGTGATCATGCATTGCCCGTCCGGTTACCCGGCGGCGCATGCGGGCATCCATCTGAAGGCCATCCGCCATATCAAAGATATTTTCGGTTACCCGGTCGGTTACTCGGATCACTCGGTGGGCACGGCGATGAATTATGCCGCCATCGCGCTCGGTGCAGACTTCATCGAGAAGACCATCACACTGGACCGCAACACGAATGCGGTGGAGCATTACATGTCATTGGAGCCGCATGAACTGGCGGATTTCGTGAAACAGGTTCGCGCGGTGGAAGCCGCCATCGGCGATCCGCGCATCATCTTCAACTCCCGCGTGAAAGCGGAGCATCGTCGCAGCTTGATTATGCGTCGCCCAGTGCCAGCCGGTCAGGCCATCACGGCGGCGGATGTGGATTATCGCCGTCCCGGCACACACATCCCGGCGGATCGTTATGAAGAGGTGATCGGGCGCAAAGCGAAACGGAATCTGGCGACCGGTGAGTTCCCACAGTTCGGCGATATCGAGTAG
- a CDS encoding N-acetyl sugar amidotransferase — MRYCKRCLYPENAKPTIIFDDECVCSGCRYHESRQKLEINWEEREKMLEEIVDEAKKMAKKRGNSHDCIIPVSGGKDSHFQVWKLKHKYGMNPLLVFFNHAFNQPAGLRNLENLAAKSGCDLITYNAGLDSVRRLSGHMLKTVGDLTWHYHAGIRTFPFQVAVQHNIPLIVWGEHGFAELTGIVSLEDFVEFTRWTRKEHDMRGYEPEDLIGKGGITRGDIHPYIYPTDEQIQQTEVRGIYLSNFFYWDAKQQGELMIKEWGFNTVSFKRDRTFNIYAKLDDHANDVHDYLKYLKFGYGRTTDDASMEIRHGRLTREEGQALVKEYDATEPSSLGYYCDFLGITKKHFYDLVEPMRDPKIWEKKNGEWVVKDAVWMQPTDDAVEKARPPQSADRTFAPHNRHLYYNPALPPLPKGDPALDQKSIHFKVM; from the coding sequence ATGAGATACTGCAAGCGCTGTCTTTACCCGGAAAACGCGAAACCGACGATCATCTTCGACGATGAATGCGTCTGCAGCGGCTGCCGCTACCACGAGAGCCGCCAAAAGCTGGAGATCAATTGGGAAGAACGCGAGAAGATGCTGGAGGAAATCGTGGATGAGGCCAAGAAGATGGCCAAGAAGCGCGGTAACAGCCATGATTGCATCATCCCCGTCAGCGGTGGCAAAGATTCTCATTTCCAAGTGTGGAAGCTGAAGCACAAGTATGGGATGAACCCCTTGCTGGTGTTCTTCAATCACGCCTTCAATCAACCCGCTGGCCTGCGTAACCTGGAAAACCTCGCTGCCAAATCCGGTTGCGATCTCATCACTTACAATGCCGGTCTGGACTCGGTGCGCCGTCTTTCCGGGCACATGCTCAAGACGGTGGGCGACCTGACGTGGCACTATCACGCGGGCATCCGCACGTTTCCTTTCCAAGTGGCGGTGCAACATAACATCCCGCTCATCGTATGGGGTGAGCATGGTTTCGCCGAATTGACGGGCATTGTTTCATTGGAAGACTTCGTGGAATTCACTCGCTGGACGCGCAAGGAGCATGACATGCGCGGGTATGAACCGGAGGATTTGATCGGCAAGGGCGGCATCACGCGCGGAGATATCCATCCCTATATTTATCCTACGGATGAACAGATCCAGCAGACCGAAGTGCGCGGCATTTATCTCAGCAACTTCTTCTATTGGGATGCGAAGCAGCAGGGTGAATTGATGATCAAGGAATGGGGTTTCAACACCGTTTCCTTCAAGCGTGACCGCACTTTCAACATCTACGCCAAGCTCGATGATCATGCCAATGATGTGCATGATTATCTGAAGTATCTGAAGTTCGGCTACGGCCGCACGACGGATGACGCCAGCATGGAGATCCGTCATGGCCGCCTCACGCGTGAAGAGGGCCAGGCTTTGGTGAAGGAATACGACGCCACAGAACCCAGTTCCCTCGGTTATTACTGCGATTTCCTCGGCATCACGAAAAAGCATTTCTACGACCTCGTGGAGCCGATGCGCGACCCGAAGATCTGGGAAAAGAAAAACGGCGAGTGGGTGGTGAAGGACGCTGTGTGGATGCAACCGACCGATGACGCCGTGGAAAAAGCGCGTCCGCCGCAATCCGCTGATCGAACCTTCGCTCCGCACAACCGGCATCTTTACTACAATCCCGCGCTGCCGCCGTTGCCCAAGGGTGATCCGGCGCTGGACCAGAAGAGCATTCACTTCAAGGTGATGTGA
- a CDS encoding acylneuraminate cytidylyltransferase family protein produces MSNSGELGPVLGLIPAKRGSTRLPEKNIRPLAGKPLLGWSIDAAKASGVIDRLMVSTEDELVAKVARDCGAEVPFYRPIELARDPAGVVQVALHALQTFRGMGEEFRTLVILLPTCPFRTGEDVREAFELFRRKKGQFLMSVSPYSHPPFSAMKLDGEELLQPFFPEYIGKKSQELPTAYRANGAVHVLDVAAFEKAKSYYAQPLIGYPMPRERSVDIDNEEDWQEAEQMLRNRKSV; encoded by the coding sequence ATGAGCAACTCCGGCGAACTCGGTCCCGTCCTCGGCCTTATCCCGGCCAAGCGCGGCTCCACCCGACTGCCGGAAAAAAACATCCGCCCGCTGGCTGGCAAGCCCTTGCTCGGTTGGTCCATTGATGCGGCGAAAGCCAGTGGTGTGATTGATCGCCTTATGGTTTCCACGGAGGATGAACTCGTCGCCAAAGTGGCCCGCGATTGTGGCGCGGAGGTGCCCTTCTATCGTCCGATAGAATTGGCTCGCGATCCTGCTGGCGTGGTGCAGGTAGCCTTGCATGCCTTGCAGACATTTCGTGGGATGGGCGAGGAGTTCCGCACGCTGGTCATCCTGCTGCCCACTTGCCCTTTTCGCACGGGTGAAGATGTGCGTGAGGCGTTTGAACTGTTCCGCCGGAAGAAGGGCCAGTTCCTCATGAGCGTCAGTCCGTATTCTCATCCGCCCTTCTCCGCGATGAAGCTGGACGGTGAAGAACTGTTGCAACCGTTCTTTCCGGAATACATCGGTAAGAAATCGCAAGAATTACCGACCGCCTACCGCGCGAACGGCGCGGTGCATGTGCTGGACGTTGCTGCCTTTGAAAAAGCCAAATCTTACTATGCGCAACCGTTGATCGGTTACCCCATGCCGCGTGAGCGCTCGGTGGATATCGACAACGAGGAAGATTGGCAGGAAGCAGAGCAGATGCTGCGTAATCGGAAAAGCGTTTGA
- a CDS encoding surface carbohydrate biosynthesis protein, whose translation MKSATSKSEPKKVVLLVDDRRRDLLVASLLAFQLRERGVECLLEPLEAYQGVLAAHRPDMMIFNHVTASHLVAYTQRLGKMNILTGVVLNEGLCYDEEERAFNAQKHHKGAHLDFFFCWNQPLKDSLRQAGFEGTQIEVVGNPRHDFYFPPWSEAFSGYQKPANGKPLVLLCTNFGLADFYDLPRSEVDKFFAPWKDRIPYLKDYMGIVSAHHRYREGVLKHLGALLASEKFNVILRPHPRERLDYYDSWISKLPEKQRELLEVDGETNITSLLMACDLAIGCENCNTTMEAWIAGKPAVELIFEKHPVLYTEEVAKLSPHCEDPAKLVGMVEEYLRNPAQKIYAEGRKAHLTKWCNNPSGHTTDRIADLIAEAVKRKPASDFSQLTLTDHRRAMKLKLAQVVDEPYHYNPFQKLKAKLAGRHKTKLKAYNKAIRPSDVKKARKQLEEYYGKGKAKSASKAKG comes from the coding sequence ATGAAGTCCGCTACATCGAAATCGGAACCGAAAAAAGTCGTCCTGCTGGTGGATGACCGCCGTCGTGACTTGCTCGTCGCCTCTTTGCTCGCCTTTCAATTGCGCGAACGCGGCGTGGAGTGCCTGCTGGAACCGCTCGAGGCCTATCAGGGCGTACTCGCGGCCCATCGTCCGGACATGATGATCTTCAACCACGTCACGGCCAGCCATCTCGTTGCCTACACGCAACGGCTCGGCAAGATGAACATCCTCACGGGCGTGGTGCTGAATGAAGGTCTCTGCTACGATGAAGAGGAACGCGCTTTCAACGCCCAAAAGCATCATAAGGGCGCGCATTTGGATTTCTTTTTCTGCTGGAACCAGCCCTTGAAGGATTCACTGCGGCAGGCGGGCTTCGAGGGCACGCAGATCGAAGTGGTCGGCAATCCACGACATGACTTCTATTTCCCTCCATGGTCGGAAGCTTTTTCAGGCTATCAAAAACCGGCCAATGGCAAACCGCTCGTCTTGCTCTGCACGAACTTCGGTCTGGCAGATTTCTATGATTTACCGCGCAGCGAGGTGGATAAGTTCTTCGCTCCTTGGAAGGACCGCATCCCCTATCTGAAAGATTACATGGGCATCGTTTCCGCCCATCATCGCTACCGCGAAGGTGTGCTGAAACATCTCGGAGCTCTGCTCGCTTCCGAGAAATTCAACGTCATCCTGCGGCCGCATCCGCGCGAACGTCTGGATTATTACGACTCTTGGATCTCAAAGCTGCCGGAGAAACAGCGCGAGCTGCTCGAAGTGGATGGCGAGACGAACATCACTTCCCTGCTCATGGCGTGCGATCTCGCCATCGGTTGCGAGAATTGCAATACCACGATGGAAGCCTGGATCGCGGGCAAACCGGCGGTGGAACTGATCTTCGAGAAGCACCCGGTGCTCTATACGGAGGAGGTCGCCAAACTCAGCCCGCATTGCGAAGACCCCGCCAAGCTCGTGGGCATGGTGGAAGAATATCTCCGTAACCCCGCCCAGAAGATTTACGCCGAAGGCCGCAAAGCCCATCTTACCAAGTGGTGCAACAACCCTTCCGGTCACACTACAGACCGCATCGCCGATCTGATCGCCGAGGCCGTGAAACGCAAGCCCGCGTCTGATTTCAGCCAGTTGACGCTCACGGATCATCGCCGGGCGATGAAGCTCAAGCTGGCCCAAGTCGTGGACGAGCCCTATCACTACAATCCGTTTCAGAAATTAAAAGCCAAGCTGGCCGGACGCCATAAGACGAAGCTGAAAGCCTATAACAAGGCCATCCGTCCTAGCGACGTGAAGAAGGCACGCAAGCAATTGGAAGAGTATTACGGCAAAGGCAAAGCCAAGTCGGCCAGCAAGGCCAAAGGCTAA
- a CDS encoding phosphotransferase, which translates to MKEPADILRAHYAQRCQGELFLEAAKGGGVNSQNYLVRVGSTSSTPSYVLKAETLAVNASGWKDRLTFQQQVALREPLAPPTIPADRGALGLEVDGKVWRLLEFRTGEAFTGSLSELTSAAAGLAQLHNLIRSLPGTRTVSPLYDHLTDEETQEILEKLKGSLGATPFGQTVTRLLTEVLPPITAKIKEIEQSQFLPVDWVHRDFHPGNALFAQGKLSAILDLDSLATDFRMQAVAFAASRFAGHDLEKIWKFLAAYHAIDPLMAMELKRVPDFIRREALRRANWIIRVNILQEQDLWCGDLNKQVGILEQARELDAAFEPSHGALLKTINRQSSTSLSGKP; encoded by the coding sequence ATGAAGGAACCCGCTGACATATTGCGCGCGCACTATGCGCAACGATGCCAGGGGGAACTGTTCCTCGAAGCGGCCAAAGGTGGCGGGGTCAATTCGCAGAACTATTTGGTGCGGGTGGGCTCCACCAGCAGTACGCCAAGTTACGTGCTGAAAGCGGAGACGTTGGCGGTTAATGCGAGCGGCTGGAAAGACCGGCTCACGTTCCAGCAGCAAGTGGCTCTGCGTGAACCATTGGCTCCGCCCACCATCCCGGCGGATCGCGGAGCCTTGGGACTGGAAGTGGACGGCAAGGTTTGGCGGTTGTTGGAGTTCCGCACGGGCGAAGCTTTTACCGGCAGCCTGTCAGAACTCACCAGTGCGGCGGCGGGGCTGGCACAGTTACACAATCTCATCCGCAGTCTGCCCGGCACTAGAACCGTCTCGCCGTTGTATGATCATCTCACGGACGAGGAGACACAGGAGATTCTGGAAAAGTTGAAGGGTTCATTGGGTGCAACTCCCTTTGGTCAAACGGTAACACGGCTTCTCACGGAAGTTCTGCCCCCCATCACCGCCAAGATCAAGGAAATCGAGCAAAGCCAGTTCCTCCCGGTGGATTGGGTGCACCGGGATTTTCATCCGGGCAATGCGCTGTTCGCCCAAGGAAAATTAAGCGCGATCTTGGATCTGGATTCCTTGGCCACCGATTTCAGGATGCAAGCGGTCGCCTTTGCCGCAAGCCGGTTCGCCGGTCATGATCTTGAAAAAATTTGGAAGTTTCTCGCGGCTTATCACGCCATTGATCCGCTTATGGCGATGGAATTGAAGCGGGTGCCCGATTTTATCCGGCGCGAAGCGCTGAGACGCGCGAACTGGATCATCCGGGTGAATATCCTCCAAGAACAGGACTTGTGGTGTGGAGATCTGAACAAACAGGTGGGCATCTTAGAGCAGGCCCGGGAGCTAGACGCGGCCTTTGAGCCAAGTCACGGGGCTCTCCTCAAAACTATCAACCGGCAATCCTCAACCAGCCTTTCAGGAAAGCCTTGA
- a CDS encoding zinc-binding alcohol dehydrogenase gives MSTTITAKVARLLGPRQLVFEEQVLAADKLGPQEVLAETICSAISPGTELSAYLGEPPLRPGPIYPRVVGYCNVAEVKAVGAEVKEYQPGDRILSFQSHRSAFICPAEKIVLKLPATADAELAVTTYLFHLGYNALLKGGFTPGHKVAIVGLGMLGLGAVALAANSGGQVSACSEQADARALAQDLGALTVSSKAEATQNNAANVDLVISTSNRWDDWQLCLQLARKEGTIAVLGFPGRGQAPAPFNPLDSQYFYDKQLRIIACGMSPDLPVAPHELRFTVKRNCEFLLGQILNGKLPAAKLIGQRCNWAELPSVYEAMAASRSTRLTALLRWK, from the coding sequence ATGAGCACCACCATCACAGCCAAAGTCGCCCGTTTGCTTGGCCCACGGCAATTGGTGTTTGAGGAACAGGTGCTGGCGGCGGACAAGCTGGGACCACAAGAAGTTCTGGCAGAGACCATTTGCTCTGCCATCTCACCGGGCACCGAACTCTCCGCTTATCTCGGGGAACCGCCTTTGCGGCCCGGCCCGATTTATCCCCGCGTGGTGGGTTACTGCAATGTCGCCGAAGTCAAAGCCGTAGGCGCCGAGGTGAAAGAGTATCAGCCCGGCGATCGCATCCTCAGTTTTCAATCCCATCGCAGCGCGTTCATCTGCCCGGCGGAAAAAATCGTGTTGAAACTGCCAGCCACCGCGGATGCCGAACTGGCCGTCACGACGTATCTCTTTCACTTGGGCTACAACGCGCTACTCAAAGGCGGATTCACACCGGGCCACAAAGTTGCCATTGTCGGTTTGGGCATGTTGGGGCTTGGAGCCGTTGCTCTAGCTGCCAATTCCGGCGGACAAGTCAGCGCTTGTTCGGAACAGGCTGACGCCCGCGCCTTGGCTCAAGACTTGGGCGCACTGACGGTAAGTTCAAAAGCCGAAGCCACCCAGAACAACGCAGCTAACGTGGACCTCGTGATCTCCACATCGAATCGCTGGGACGACTGGCAGCTCTGCCTGCAACTCGCTCGTAAAGAAGGCACCATCGCTGTGCTGGGTTTCCCCGGACGCGGCCAAGCCCCCGCCCCGTTCAATCCGCTGGATTCACAATATTTTTACGACAAACAGTTGCGCATTATCGCCTGCGGCATGTCGCCAGACTTGCCGGTGGCACCGCATGAACTGCGCTTCACGGTGAAACGGAATTGCGAATTCCTGCTCGGCCAAATATTGAATGGCAAACTGCCTGCGGCGAAACTCATTGGGCAACGCTGCAACTGGGCTGAGTTACCCTCCGTTTACGAAGCGATGGCAGCCAGCCGGTCTACGCGCCTCACCGCCCTTCTCCGCTGGAAATGA
- a CDS encoding Gfo/Idh/MocA family oxidoreductase: MSSYSPSRLRAALIGCGRIGAHTPDRLRQTIPAGWIPVNHAEAMQANSGLELVAVCDARQESAETTAKEMGVAAAFTDYRQMIQTVKPDIVSIATRTEGRCEIVAYAAQQGVRGIHVDKPLGRSMVECRKALQSVEQHGTKLSYGTTRRCMDVFRLVKSLIAAGEIGELRQITIELGRAALLWSHPHSFDLMVYFATGREALGVQGACEIAPDAVKDHLIDADPIIENASVRFSGGLNAVITTAPGLNVRFAGDLGLLTVGADGSWLTREKRTHTDRPYHGLPERIPFTPQASGTQRAFAELIAAVNGTGQPSITPAEVLLSNQLSFAVAWSALNGGQQMTLRDIPEDLTITGRQGQNYA; this comes from the coding sequence ATGAGTTCTTACTCACCATCACGTTTGCGTGCCGCTCTCATCGGTTGCGGCCGCATCGGCGCGCACACACCGGACCGTTTGCGTCAGACCATTCCAGCGGGGTGGATCCCCGTCAACCATGCCGAAGCCATGCAGGCAAACTCCGGACTGGAACTGGTGGCCGTATGTGATGCGCGTCAGGAATCTGCGGAAACCACGGCCAAGGAAATGGGCGTGGCTGCGGCCTTCACCGATTACCGGCAGATGATCCAGACGGTTAAGCCGGATATTGTCAGCATCGCCACGCGCACCGAAGGCCGCTGCGAGATCGTCGCTTACGCCGCGCAACAAGGCGTACGCGGCATCCATGTGGACAAACCTTTGGGCCGTTCCATGGTCGAATGCCGGAAAGCGTTACAGTCCGTCGAACAACACGGCACGAAACTGAGCTATGGCACTACCCGCCGGTGCATGGATGTCTTCCGGCTCGTGAAAAGCCTGATCGCGGCGGGAGAGATCGGTGAATTGCGCCAGATCACCATCGAGCTAGGGCGCGCAGCTTTGCTTTGGAGTCATCCGCATTCGTTCGATCTGATGGTTTATTTTGCGACCGGACGCGAAGCACTAGGCGTGCAAGGTGCTTGCGAGATCGCTCCTGACGCCGTGAAAGATCACCTCATCGATGCCGACCCTATCATCGAGAATGCTTCGGTGCGGTTTTCCGGCGGCTTGAATGCGGTCATCACGACTGCGCCCGGATTGAATGTACGTTTTGCGGGTGACTTGGGATTGCTCACCGTCGGTGCGGATGGAAGCTGGCTCACGCGTGAAAAGCGCACGCACACGGACCGGCCTTATCACGGGCTGCCGGAACGCATTCCCTTCACACCGCAAGCCAGCGGCACACAGCGGGCCTTCGCTGAATTGATTGCCGCTGTGAATGGAACAGGTCAGCCGTCTATCACCCCCGCAGAAGTGCTGCTTTCCAATCAACTTAGCTTTGCCGTAGCATGGTCGGCTCTGAACGGGGGGCAGCAAATGACCTTGCGGGACATACCGGAAGATTTGACCATCACGGGTCGTCAGGGGCAGAATTACGCCTGA
- the hisH gene encoding imidazole glycerol phosphate synthase subunit HisH, producing the protein MAARVAIIDYGMGNIWSVQNALVEVGAVSEVIQHPDQLKGFDKIILPGVGAFGDAMRLLRQDGMDQALGEKVKQGVPTLGVCLGMQLMCKSSTEGGLNQGLGWFDAEVVALTPAPGIKIPHMGWNAVTFTRDIPFTKGIPSGTDFYFVHSYHVVCRQAADILGTCQHGQTFTAMVARDNLFAAQCHPEKSQRGGLQLVKNFVEMP; encoded by the coding sequence GTGGCAGCACGCGTGGCTATCATTGATTATGGCATGGGGAATATCTGGTCCGTGCAGAACGCTCTCGTGGAAGTCGGTGCGGTTTCCGAGGTGATTCAGCATCCGGACCAGCTCAAAGGCTTTGATAAGATCATTCTGCCCGGTGTCGGCGCGTTCGGTGATGCCATGCGCCTCCTCCGGCAGGACGGCATGGATCAGGCGCTGGGCGAGAAGGTCAAGCAAGGCGTGCCCACCCTCGGTGTCTGTCTGGGCATGCAACTCATGTGCAAAAGCTCGACAGAAGGCGGCCTGAACCAAGGTCTTGGCTGGTTCGATGCTGAGGTCGTGGCGCTCACCCCTGCTCCAGGAATCAAGATCCCGCACATGGGATGGAACGCAGTCACCTTCACGCGCGATATCCCGTTTACCAAAGGCATCCCCAGCGGCACGGACTTTTATTTCGTCCACAGCTATCATGTCGTCTGCCGTCAGGCCGCTGACATTCTCGGGACATGCCAGCATGGGCAGACGTTCACCGCCATGGTCGCGCGGGACAATCTCTTCGCCGCGCAATGTCACCCGGAGAAGAGCCAGCGCGGCGGGTTGCAACTGGTGAAGAATTTCGTGGAGATGCCCTGA
- the rfaQ gene encoding putative lipopolysaccharide heptosyltransferase III: MRFLLVKLNHLGDTLLLTPTTRFLRQQYPQAEIDVLVRAGCEDMLRGNPDITRVIPLARPEKHQRSFGNSLEEFGRTFPKLFLRRYDYAFDLSDSDRAKTWILLSAAKVRGINNAYASLNWKGKLFNRFSAFKWGSEHQVLRDFRTVTDVIGTEAKAGALRFEPQATFAELQALFLSLTPETKYAVIHPTSRWAFKQWFPERWAKVADELHERHGLTVIFSCGPDAHEKAYVQSIIAQCRTKHLSSDGQLSLHQFGLLIQRAKIFLGVDTVAMHLSAAVQTPTLALFGPSSEWSWHPWQVRHELVLGDCPCKQTRQFTCDKSKPYPCMGRITEEQVLAKAELLLRPS; this comes from the coding sequence GTGCGCTTTCTCCTCGTCAAACTCAATCACCTCGGCGACACGCTGCTGCTGACGCCTACCACGCGTTTCTTACGGCAGCAATATCCGCAGGCGGAGATCGACGTGCTCGTGCGCGCTGGTTGCGAGGACATGCTGCGGGGTAATCCAGATATCACCCGCGTCATCCCTCTCGCCCGTCCGGAGAAACATCAGCGTTCCTTCGGCAATTCACTGGAAGAGTTTGGCCGCACATTTCCGAAGCTCTTCCTGCGTCGTTACGATTACGCCTTCGACCTTTCGGATTCTGATCGTGCAAAGACGTGGATTCTGCTCTCCGCTGCGAAAGTCCGCGGCATCAACAACGCCTACGCTTCCCTGAACTGGAAGGGCAAACTTTTCAACCGGTTCTCCGCCTTCAAGTGGGGCAGCGAACATCAGGTGTTACGCGATTTTCGCACCGTCACGGATGTGATCGGGACCGAGGCCAAGGCGGGTGCCTTACGGTTTGAACCACAGGCGACGTTTGCAGAATTGCAGGCTCTTTTTCTCAGCCTTACGCCGGAGACGAAGTATGCCGTGATTCACCCCACGAGCCGTTGGGCGTTCAAGCAATGGTTTCCCGAGCGCTGGGCCAAGGTGGCGGATGAACTGCATGAGCGCCACGGTTTGACGGTCATTTTCTCCTGCGGCCCGGATGCGCATGAGAAGGCTTATGTGCAAAGCATCATCGCACAATGCCGGACCAAACACCTCAGCAGTGATGGTCAGCTTTCCTTGCATCAGTTCGGCCTCCTGATCCAGAGAGCAAAAATATTCCTCGGTGTGGATACGGTGGCCATGCATCTCTCCGCCGCCGTGCAAACGCCCACGCTGGCTTTGTTCGGCCCCTCTTCCGAGTGGAGCTGGCATCCGTGGCAGGTGCGGCATGAACTGGTCTTGGGCGATTGCCCGTGCAAGCAGACGCGCCAGTTTACTTGCGACAAGAGCAAGCCCTATCCCTGCATGGGACGCATCACGGAAGAGCAAGTGCTGGCAAAGGCAGAACTGCTGCTGCGTCCGTCTTGA